One genomic segment of Ictalurus punctatus breed USDA103 chromosome 12, Coco_2.0, whole genome shotgun sequence includes these proteins:
- the gca gene encoding grancalcin isoform X1 has product MKSAFVEDIRGSNNHGRSGISEVRVLLYGGQMPGGPMGGPPPGSYQTQYGAYPGTFSAPPAQDPMWGYFTAIAGQDGEVDAEELQRCLTQTGISGTYAPFSLETCRIMIAMLDRDYSGKMGFTEFKELFAVLNGWKQNFMMVDRDNSGSVEPHELSQSITSMGYRVSPQALGCIIKRFSRGGRVYFDDYVACCVKLRALTENFRMRDVMQQGAVNFRYDDFILCTMSI; this is encoded by the exons ATGAAGTCTGCTTTTGTAGAAGACATTCGAGGATCTAATAATCATGGTAGAAGTGGTATTTCTGAAGTTAGGGTCCTTTTG tatGGTGGTCAGATGCCAGGGGGCCCGATGGGTGGCCCTCCCCCAGGATCTTACCAAACCCAATATGGCGCCTACCCTGGCACCTTCAGTGCACCCCCTGCCCAAGACCCCATGTGGGGTTACTTCACCGCCATAGCCGGCCAG GATGGTGAGGTGGATGCTGAGGAGCTCCAGAGGTGTTTAACACAGACTGGCATCAGTGGCACTTATGCTC CCTTCAGTTTGGAGACATGCAGAATTATGATTGCCATGCTGGAT AGAGATTATTCAGGTAAGATGGGCTTCACTGAGTTTAAGGAGCTGTTTGCTGTGCTGAATGGCTGGAAGCAGAACTTCATGATGGTGGACCGAGATAACAGCGGCAGCGTGGAGCCTCacgagttgtctcaaagcatCACTAGTATGG GGTACAGAGTGAGCCCTCAGGCTTTAGGGTGCATCATCAAGCGCTTTAGTCGGGGAGGCAGGGTCTATTTCGATGACTATGTGGCCTGTTGTGTGAAACTCCGGGCTCTAACAG AGAATTTCAGGATGAGGGATGTTATGCAACAAGGAGCTGTGAACTTCCGTTATGATGAT TTCATCTTGTGCACCATGTCTATCTGA
- the gca gene encoding grancalcin isoform X2, translating to MAYPYGGYGGQMPGGPMGGPPPGSYQTQYGAYPGTFSAPPAQDPMWGYFTAIAGQDGEVDAEELQRCLTQTGISGTYAPFSLETCRIMIAMLDRDYSGKMGFTEFKELFAVLNGWKQNFMMVDRDNSGSVEPHELSQSITSMGYRVSPQALGCIIKRFSRGGRVYFDDYVACCVKLRALTENFRMRDVMQQGAVNFRYDDFILCTMSI from the exons tatGGTGGTCAGATGCCAGGGGGCCCGATGGGTGGCCCTCCCCCAGGATCTTACCAAACCCAATATGGCGCCTACCCTGGCACCTTCAGTGCACCCCCTGCCCAAGACCCCATGTGGGGTTACTTCACCGCCATAGCCGGCCAG GATGGTGAGGTGGATGCTGAGGAGCTCCAGAGGTGTTTAACACAGACTGGCATCAGTGGCACTTATGCTC CCTTCAGTTTGGAGACATGCAGAATTATGATTGCCATGCTGGAT AGAGATTATTCAGGTAAGATGGGCTTCACTGAGTTTAAGGAGCTGTTTGCTGTGCTGAATGGCTGGAAGCAGAACTTCATGATGGTGGACCGAGATAACAGCGGCAGCGTGGAGCCTCacgagttgtctcaaagcatCACTAGTATGG GGTACAGAGTGAGCCCTCAGGCTTTAGGGTGCATCATCAAGCGCTTTAGTCGGGGAGGCAGGGTCTATTTCGATGACTATGTGGCCTGTTGTGTGAAACTCCGGGCTCTAACAG AGAATTTCAGGATGAGGGATGTTATGCAACAAGGAGCTGTGAACTTCCGTTATGATGAT TTCATCTTGTGCACCATGTCTATCTGA
- the gca gene encoding grancalcin isoform X3: protein MPGGPMGGPPPGSYQTQYGAYPGTFSAPPAQDPMWGYFTAIAGQDGEVDAEELQRCLTQTGISGTYAPFSLETCRIMIAMLDRDYSGKMGFTEFKELFAVLNGWKQNFMMVDRDNSGSVEPHELSQSITSMGYRVSPQALGCIIKRFSRGGRVYFDDYVACCVKLRALTENFRMRDVMQQGAVNFRYDDFILCTMSI from the exons ATGCCAGGGGGCCCGATGGGTGGCCCTCCCCCAGGATCTTACCAAACCCAATATGGCGCCTACCCTGGCACCTTCAGTGCACCCCCTGCCCAAGACCCCATGTGGGGTTACTTCACCGCCATAGCCGGCCAG GATGGTGAGGTGGATGCTGAGGAGCTCCAGAGGTGTTTAACACAGACTGGCATCAGTGGCACTTATGCTC CCTTCAGTTTGGAGACATGCAGAATTATGATTGCCATGCTGGAT AGAGATTATTCAGGTAAGATGGGCTTCACTGAGTTTAAGGAGCTGTTTGCTGTGCTGAATGGCTGGAAGCAGAACTTCATGATGGTGGACCGAGATAACAGCGGCAGCGTGGAGCCTCacgagttgtctcaaagcatCACTAGTATGG GGTACAGAGTGAGCCCTCAGGCTTTAGGGTGCATCATCAAGCGCTTTAGTCGGGGAGGCAGGGTCTATTTCGATGACTATGTGGCCTGTTGTGTGAAACTCCGGGCTCTAACAG AGAATTTCAGGATGAGGGATGTTATGCAACAAGGAGCTGTGAACTTCCGTTATGATGAT TTCATCTTGTGCACCATGTCTATCTGA